Proteins found in one Mytilus edulis chromosome 2, xbMytEdul2.2, whole genome shotgun sequence genomic segment:
- the LOC139513672 gene encoding glycoprotein-N-acetylgalactosamine 3-beta-galactosyltransferase 1-like, with amino-acid sequence MFGGTQSSRLTFVFGLAFGLGISFLLACFTSLTSFRKTIDHTSNTFRSFLDTRSLMQVTTNQKDMHDIMDKNLRPIKQVLVDDSHFHHDNNSVAKDLEKNIRVLCWIMTGPQNLDKRAIHVKKTWAKRCNILIFISSVTNTSFPTVGLNISEGREHLTGKTMQAFRYVYEHYKDQADWFMKADDDTYVILENLRYFLKDYKPSEPVFFGHHFKIIVKQGYYSGGAGYVLSKEALTRLVAKGNNPRVCRQDGGSEDVELGKCMEYLGVKTVNSTDALGRSRFHCFDPETHLFGGYPDWYYQYDANGPKKGLESISDYAISFHYVRPREMYALEFYIYHLRPYGVESGHQHLNVHN; translated from the exons A TGTTTGGAGGAACACAGTCATCCAGACTCACCTTTGTCTTTGGCCTTGCCTTTGGATTAGGTATATCATTCTTGTTGGCCTGTTTCACGTCTTTAACATCATTCAGGAAGACAATAGACCATACATCAAACACATTCAGATCGTTTCTAGATACTCGATCGTTAATGCAGGTGACGACAAACCAAAAGGATATGCACGATATAATGGATAAAAACTTAAGACCTATAAAGCAAGTACTAGTTGATGATAGCCATTTTCATCACG ATAATAACTCGGTAGCAAAGGATCTTGAAAAGAATATTCGAGTTTTGTGCTGGATCATGACGGGTCCACAAAATTTAGATAAAAGAGCcattcatgtaaaaaaaacatgggCTAAAAGATGCAACATTCTTATTTTCATAAGTTCTGTAACAAATACTAGTTTCCCTACTGTTGGTTTAAATATATCAGAGGGACGGGAACATCTAACTGGTAAAACTATGCAAGCTTTTCGATATGTATATGAACATTATAAAGACCAGGCTGACTGGTTTATGAAAGCAGACGATGATACATATGTCATACTAGAAAATCTTAGATATTTTTTGAAAGATTACAAACCTAGTGAACCAGTTTTTTTTGGgcatcattttaaaataattgtaaaacaagGTTATTATAGCGGCGGTGCCGGTTATGTATTGAGTAAAGAAGCTTTGACAAGATTAGTAGCTAAGGGCAACAACCCACGCGTATGTCGTCAAGACGGTGGATCAGAGGACGTAGAACTTGGGAAATGTATGGAGTATCTTGGTGTTAAAACTGTCAATTCAACGGATGCATTAGGAAGAAGCCGATTCCATTGCTTTGATCCGGAAACTCATTTATTCGGTGGATATCCTGATTGGTATTACCAATATGACGCCAATGGCCCTAAAAAG GGATTAGAGAGTATAAGTGACTATGCCATATCTTTTCATTATGTGCGTCCACGAGAAATGTACGCATTAGAGTTTTACATATACCATTTACGTCCATACGGAGTAGAATCAGGACATCAACATCTGAATGTGCACAACTGA
- the LOC139510387 gene encoding uncharacterized protein produces MANAQLNDIPLGMATPSRESGALDSEDHRVIDENVSFTAVAVETDKVVESLGSSHKARRNISSRQDDEMSLVDGTEEDVRQSCSDLDTKNPKRKRDDSVPSRKGKIKHRKVVNHSSSSSENTSSSESSSSNSESESSEDNEAFDPEPSLSKDKKEKVPSHVTKYIEKYALKGISKKTRQDMSLNWPIPSSKGLKALETDRFFKKNYFQGRKWNARLERSKINTQLRILDVMGPLSRLWSEAHRIKKDNQGMDPSDVIQLTQRAIVLAGNAHYVYNTDRRKAMLVKTMPDSLDFLNEKKGKKALAKSKGQLFGNKFLKSLAKENKDNKELREMLLFSNKKKHAGKP; encoded by the coding sequence ATGGCTAACGCCCAACTCAATGACATTCCGTTAGGGATGGCTACACCGTCTCGAGAGAGCGGTGCACTTGATTCGGAAGACCATAGGGTCATTGATGAAAATGTAAGTTTTACCGCAGTGGCGGTAGAAACTGATAAGGTAGTCGAGTCTTTGGGCTCTTCTCACAAGGCGAGGAGAAATATCTCTTCTCGTCAAGATGATGAAATGTCGTTAGTCGACGGGACAGAAGAAGATGTCAGACAGAGCTGCTCTGACCTAGATACCAAAAACCCTAAACGGAAACGGGACGACTCCGTACCTAGCAGAAAAGGTAAGATTAAACACAGGAAAGTTGTAAATCATTCTAGCAGTTCCTCTGAAAATACTAGTAGCAGTGAATCATCTTCTAGTAACTCTGAATCAGAGAGTTCAGAAGACAATGAAGCGTTTGACCCAGAACCTTCTTTGtctaaagataaaaaagaaaaagtaccATCTCATGTAACCAAATATATAGAGAAGTATGCTCTAAAGGGTATAAGTAAAAAGACGAGACAAGATATGTCTTTAAATTGGCCTATTCCTTCGTCTAAAGGATTAAAGGCTCTTGAAACAGAtagattttttaagaaaaattattttcaaggTAGAAAATGGAATGCTAGATTAGAGAGAAGTAAAATTAACACACAGCTACGCATTCTAGATGTTATGGGTCCTCTGTCCCGTTTATGGTCTGAAGCACATAGGATTAAGAAAGATAATCAAGGTATGGACCCTTCTGATGTAATTCAGTTAACACAGAGGGCTATTGTGCTAGCAGGTAATGCTCACTATGTTTATAACACTGACAGGAGAAAAGCAATGTTAGTTAAAACAATGCCAGATAGTCTAGATTTTTTAAATGAGAAGAAAGGCAAGAAAGCTTTGGCAAAATCTAAGGGTCAACTTTTTGGTAATAAGTTTCTAAAGTCTTTGGCTAAAGAAAACAAGGATAACAAAGAACTTAGAgaaatgttgttgttttctaacAAGAAAAAACATGCTGGTAAACCT